The DNA window aataaattccttttgaaaagttacaAGATGAGTTATGAAATAGAAGTTAAATTAAAGAGTGGTTACATGTATGACAacaatagtattatttgtgagTTCATTagtaattgatgaaaaaatattaagttcaaAATGGGACATATTGATGTGCTTGTAGAATGGTTAATGATATTGGTTATGTTTATATAATTGTAAAATGTAAAAATCACGATGAGGTAGACACTTATGACAATGTTCGTGATCTTGTGTGTTtttacaagtgtttttttttaaggtcttAGTTTTTATAAGAGGGTTATCGAGCTATCAAGCCTTTCCTATCGGCTAGGTCATAATATTCACTAATGATTATATTGAAATCAAGCTTATGCATGTAATTTATAAGGGTTGTATATGAATGTACTTGTAGATTAAATAAATGGATGGTGAACCcgatactatattaaaaaaaaattacccctAAATTTCAAGTACAcaacaattcaaaagaaaataattgcaTGAAAAGTTTGTGGAGTTatagttttgaattaatttagattaactAAGTTAATCTGTCTTATTCATAATCTAAACCTTGAACCAAGGCAGATTAAATTACTTTGATTAAGATCACTTATCGATGATACAATAAATATGTCCGAAAAGATAATATAAGTAGCCATATcctttcatgggtttttttttttttcaaattagcacaatggaataaaaaaattcaaactagtacaattgaaaaaataattcttaaaccAACACAATTTGACTAGTTATGCAACACAATTTAACTAGTTATGCAGGTGAAACTAGCATAACTTGAGACACACAAGCCTCACCCGCGCAAATAacatgagcaaaaaaaaaatcattttttttctagctcattttttttataagataagaATCTCTTTACCAAGGCTTTTCTTAAAAACCTTAGACAGATCAACgattagaaaacacaataataccTTAGTTTATTTAAGACAAACAAATAATGTAATTTATCTTAGGTAATGAGTACTAGGGGTGATACATTCTCCTTATACACAGCTAGTCCCCTTATCTAGACTCTAAGACTAGTTAAGATTCCTGATGATCAAAAAACTAGAAGGCAACTCCATCCTTTTTTTActgataaagataaaaaattcattattagtTCACTCATCACCTCTAAAGATCCTGCACTGGAAGGATGATTGTAACGATACTGCACAAGTGCGACAAGAATCATATCAACatgatctttatttttcaacGAGCCATACTAGTTGAGGAGTTATCATGTGGCTCTAGTTAGCCAGtcttctttcatttcttcttctctctcttttcgcTCTTCTCTCCTTATTTTCTCGCCTTTCTTCGTCAAAATAGCAAAGTGGGTTGTCAACTTTACTTATGTCatatttgatcattattttttttattgttgttttttttcctttttatatataattttttaatttcatccttaaaaaatgatttggttGGGGATacggtttcataatttttttggttttctttatatAAGGTAAAATCAATCTTATGACTTAGATCACGAGTTTAGAAGATTAGCTGGGTTGacttcgggtttttttttaatttatttttttttcaatttatttttttgaacatcTAGTTAGTTGATAATTAGGcatcacaatgttttttttttttttctataaagttatcatagTCTTATGACTTTAGGTTACAGGTTTGGCGAGTTgacttgaggttttttttttgttatttttaaaaattaatttttttttcaatttttttttttcaacattaagttgGTTAAGAGCTAAGCTTCatgaattttgttgattttctttctataaggtaatctatttttcataatttaggTTTATAAGCTTAACAAATTTATCCATGTtgactcaagttgttttttatatattttttaaatgttttatttttatttttttccttcaatatttgtttaattgggGATTgggtttcatgatttgttttaatttttttatgagattatcattGTCTCATGACTTAGATTGCGGGTTTTGTAGGTTAATAAGGGTTGACCCaggttaatttaaaatgaaagacACTTCtaacttctttattttatacatggaaaagggataatgattttttatttatttaattcaatataatattaaataggaaataggaaatttaaaaattagatcaattaaCCAACCAATAAAAACCCTTCTTACAAAAAAATCTTGTTGTTATCCATATTATCCACATTTTAAATCCTAAACCCTGGAAGATATCATGATTTATGTACAAAAAGTTTGCCTGAAACTAATGATCCAAAATTTAGATGCATTTGATTGAATTGAAGATTAGAAGCTTGTTTGTCAAGATGGGAGGTTTTGCATTCTTTTTAGctttagctatatatatatataatgaaaagatATACAATAATTCTAAACTATgttttataaatagaaaattggGAGCATGTTTTAgatatattataacataaaaacatagtattaggtatatattttttcttagaaCCATAATAGTCATTATTAAcattaaccaaaaacaaaaagagaaggagatttTATTGTATCCTTGTCATAAAGCATTATTTATTGGAATATtagtgctttgtttttttttttaaaaaaaaaaaaaaacaattcaatcaatgtttttttttttttgtaattttatcttttaatattgaatttgttttttattagattgtTCCAATCTCAAGACATGGATCACAAGATTGATAGATTAACCcgattgactcaagttttttttgtttttttaattgattttttcctctcaatttcatcttttaatattgaactgattaaaaattagatttcatgatttgttttgatttgttttctattaagttatctcAATTCATGACTTGGGGATAGTATTTAGCGGGTTAACCCAAGTcgattatgattgttttttgtatcatttaacattgggtCCATtgagaatattattttataatttgttttaatttgttttttatgaggtaATCCAAGTTTCATGACCAGGGTTACCAAATTAAacgggttgttttttttattttattttttctatgaggttatttaGGTCTCATGACCCTATTCACAGGTCCtttaacattagattttttttattaggtttccTAATCTCATTACATGGGTCATGGATTTGACAGATTAACCTTATTgactgaagtttttttttttctcccttaatGTATCCCCCATtgcatcctttaatattatgttgattgagaattgagattcATGATTTGCTTTCTTATTAGATTATCCCGGCTTCATGATATAGGAATATTGCTTTACGGGTTGACTcgagtcattttttatttaattttttttagattttatcattcaatattggattggcTGGTAATTGAGCTtcgtaatttgttttgatttgctttctttaaGGTTATCTTAATCTGATGATCAAGGTCGCGAGTTTGGCGAGTTAACTCAGGTTCAATCgggttgttttttcaattttatttctatgagattatctcaatctcatgatttAAGTTATGAgtccttcaacattagatttgaTTTATTGGGTTGTTTCAATCTCATGACTCGGGTAACTAGTTTGGTAAGTTAATCcaattgattcatttttttcttttttcttaattgacttCCCCTCAAtctcattctttaatattgtgttgattgagaattaaactttatgatttgtttggtttgctttttattaggttatcccAACCTCATGACCTAGAAATAATGCTTAGCAAATTAACTCgtgttgactcaagtttttttgtgtcattttctaatggtttttttttttaatttcatcattaaacattGGGTAAATTAGGAATTGagttcatgatttgtttttatttgctttctataaggttatctcgatctcatgaccaAGGTTACGAGTTTGGCAGGTTAAATTGGGTTttctatgatattattttgatcttattATCCGGGTTGCATGTTTGGCAATttaacttgggttttttttaggttcttttttaattaatttatttttagtttcatccttcaacatcgAATTAATTGAaagttgaatttataatttattttgatttgttttatatagagCTATCATGGTCTTATAACCTAgttcatgaatttaatattttaacttggATCAATTTAACATGttgtcattttaaaattaaaaaataaagtcattttaaatttttttgagttaaactatatttttattaattattcaagTTATGTTTAGACCCAACAAATAAACTAGATTATATCAAGTCAACTCTTGCATAGTTCTTctactagaaaatatattaataatatctaaatatttttttaaaaaaaaattcaaccgcAATATAATACGGAACAATTAAATGTATGTTTGttctattgttatttatttcttttcttttagtagTGGACCcacaattaaaagcaaaaaaatttttcagtaaaaacatgaatttaatacttttactcttatattttattttattttatttttgctacaAAGAGTTATACCTTACgtcaaacacaaaaacaaacactcaagaatcataaaacaaaaaaatcaaactattattttttagttaaactatTTTGTATTGATCATTCAAGTTGTTTATAGGCCTAACAAATAAACTAAGTTATATCAAGTAAATTTTTACATGgtttaaaattgttttctactaaaaaaaatatattaacaatgtttaaatatatttttaaaaaaaaattaattctaccGCAATCTAGCATGGAACAACgaatttgtgtttgttttgctgttatttttgcttttaagcacaccaataaaagctaaaaacacaacagcaaaaacataaatttaattttttttttttttttttttttttttgctattataCTCTTCaggaaacacaaaaacaaacactgaatcattaaaaaaaaaccaaagttaagAGCCACGACTTTCCTTGACGAATATTATAGTTTTCGAAACGTAATAATTCTCTTTTGTCTCGCGGGTCCTGCCAACTTGATCTTAAATCCACTCTTAACTTGCCTTGCTATTTCCTCCTCTAATGCTCTTAAGCTACTCAAAATCACCATCTCCACCTCCACATTACGACACCAGTTTTACGAAACATCACCATCAAACACCCACTATATATGCAACTCCTACCAATTTCTCATTCAAACCCACTCCTGTAGACTGATTCCGACGAGCCCAGAATGGAAAAAACCAGTCATTCCTTGCTTCCCTCACTCCTCACCCTAGCTCTCCTGCTGGGCTCTGCGAAAGCAGACCCACAGCCACTGCAAGATTATTGCATTGCCGATACATCTAAACCTTTTTACTTGAACGGTGCTCCCTGCATCGACCCAAAACTCGCAGCTTCTTCCTATTTCACCACCGCAGCTCTGTCCAGGCCAGGCAACACGAAAGCCACCCCTTTCGGCTTCAGTGTCAAGGTCACCAACGTCACTAACCTGCCAGGGCTAAACACCATGGGCCTGACAATGGCCCGGGTCGACCTTGACCCAAATGGGCTCGTCCCACTCCACTCCCATCCACGGGCCTCAGAGGTGACCATTTGCATCAAGGGCACCCTCCTTGTGGGCTTCGTTAATACAAGTAATTATTTGTTCACGCAACTCTTAAGGCCTGGTGAATCCTTTGTGTTTCCAAGAGGTTTGATTCATTTTCTATTTAACTTGGAGACAATGGGCTCAGCACTAGCTGTGTCTGGACTTAGCAGCCAGAGTCCAGGAACCCAAATAGCTGCTTTTGCTGCGTTCACATCAAAGCCCTCTGTGCCTGACGAAGTTTTGAAGAAATCATTTCAGATTTCTAACCAAGATGTCGCGAGAATTCG is part of the Populus alba chromosome 10, ASM523922v2, whole genome shotgun sequence genome and encodes:
- the LOC118044786 gene encoding germin-like protein subfamily 1 member 1, which encodes MEKTSHSLLPSLLTLALLLGSAKADPQPLQDYCIADTSKPFYLNGAPCIDPKLAASSYFTTAALSRPGNTKATPFGFSVKVTNVTNLPGLNTMGLTMARVDLDPNGLVPLHSHPRASEVTICIKGTLLVGFVNTSNYLFTQLLRPGESFVFPRGLIHFLFNLETMGSALAVSGLSSQSPGTQIAAFAAFTSKPSVPDEVLKKSFQISNQDVARIRRSLGG